From a single Planctomycetaceae bacterium genomic region:
- a CDS encoding CBS domain-containing protein has translation MLTLRVADLMRPCHAAVIPMSMKLRDAAEALIFSEEPLLIAVDDANRFAGVVAESAVIRSLLATPSTDVPIESILSRHVESASCDASLSSVMPFFRDACHVVVPVIDRTGSVVGLLHRRDVVRLLLSDAGEQTGTGDDAAAQSQIGRPEVRGPHFLQAEPRHVRDQVNRQT, from the coding sequence ATGCTGACGCTGCGTGTTGCCGACCTGATGCGACCCTGCCACGCGGCCGTCATTCCGATGTCGATGAAGCTGCGAGACGCTGCTGAAGCTCTGATCTTCAGCGAAGAACCGCTGCTGATCGCCGTTGACGATGCGAACCGGTTTGCAGGTGTCGTGGCGGAATCCGCTGTCATCCGCAGCCTTCTGGCAACGCCATCAACGGACGTGCCGATCGAATCCATTCTTTCGCGACACGTCGAGTCCGCGAGTTGTGACGCGTCGCTGAGTTCCGTGATGCCGTTTTTTCGTGACGCGTGCCACGTTGTTGTGCCGGTCATCGACAGGACCGGTTCCGTTGTCGGACTGCTGCACCGCCGGGACGTTGTCCGGCTGCTACTCAGCGATGCCGGTGAGCAAACCGGCACCGGCGACGACGCAGCCGCGCAATCGCAGATCGGTCGGCCGGAAGTTCGTGGCCCGCACTTTTTGCAGGCCGAACCACGCCACGTTCGCGACCAGGTAAACCGCCAGACGTAG